A genome region from Tachyglossus aculeatus isolate mTacAcu1 chromosome 1, mTacAcu1.pri, whole genome shotgun sequence includes the following:
- the GPR148 gene encoding probable G-protein coupled receptor 148, producing the protein MNITFCFSIWFLTTTLIFSGEQDINGSLISDDTLFPRLNEWESSSGSLEMKLFLIPPTLCLLASLLVTPLILFAIFSNFYIRQEPRYLLLGNAMLCDLLYLLVYALSTSFNMADLRLPREACVILLFLLALMHCGGLLSAVGMVLDTYLAILWPLQYTALLTFSRTKKLILFLWVASGLFPAMLFFILWVTQEGTLCRVEICSVPVILVMILHGDHAVKLCYALSVLSFLLCLLFITFCYFSLYFKTRQLDIWHSAFSRARVTFLMHHTLLFLYFCPICILLVETLLYLNDIIGMRTGILVTLTICDIFLVLPKALSPYFYGLRYRDITQSLQLLFSLKCLNSGPLDIP; encoded by the coding sequence ATGAACATCACATTCTGTTTCTCCATCTGGTTCCTGACAACGACCCTGATCTTCAGTGGGGAACAAGACATCAATGGCTCCTTGATCTCAGATGATACTTTGTTCCCCAGGCTGAACGAGTGGGAGTCCTCCTCCGGATCTCTGGAAATGAAACTGTTTCTGATTCCTCCGACTCTTTGCCTGCTGGCATCACTCCTGGTCACTCCCCTCATCTTGTTCGCGATCTTCTCCAATTTCTACATCCGCCAAGAACCCCGGTACCTGCTTTTAGGAAATGCTATGCTTTGTGATTTGCTCTATTTGCTCGTCTATGCCCTCTCCACCAGTTTTAACATGGCTGACCTCCGGCTGCCCAGAGAAGCCTGTGTCATCCTCTTGTTCTTGCTCGCTCTGATGCATTGTGGGGGGCTCCTCAGCGCTGTGGGCATGGTGCTGGATACCTACTTGGCCATCCTGTGGCCTCTGCAGTACACTGCCCTGCTGACTTTCTCCAGGACCAAGAAGCTGATCCTGTTTCTGTGGGTGGCCTCTGGACTTTTCCCTGCCATGCTCTTCTTCATTCTCTGGGTTACTCAGGAAGGGACCCTGTGCCGTGTCGAAATATGCTCCGTTCCCGTCATATTGGTAATGATCCTGCATGGGGATCACGCTGTCAAATTATGCTACGCGTTGTCTGTCCTCTCTTTCTTACTCTGCTTGCTTTTTATAACCTTTTGCTACTTCAGCCTGTATTTTAAAACAAGGCAGTTGGACATCTGGCACAGTGCTTTCTCTAGAGCCAGGGTGACATTCCTGATGCATCACACACTGCTGTTCCTGTACTTCTGTCCGATTTGCATTCTTTTGGTGGAAACGTTACTGTACTTAAACGACATCATTGGCATGAGAACGGGCATACTGGTAACCCTGACCATCTGTGACATCTTCTTGGTTCTGCCAAAAGCCTTGTCGCCTTACTTCTATGGGCTCCGATACAGGGATATAACCCAGTCCCTCCAACTCCTCTTCAGCCTGAAATGCTTGAATTCGGGGCCACTGGACATACCTTAA